TCAATCATTAATGTTTGCGTTAGGATAGACTGTCTCACTGGATGCAACCTTTCCCTAGACCTGTGTGAACACGGAATGTTTTGTGCTTTGGACTAGTAACAAATTTCATCTAGCATTTCAAACTAAGGGAAAAATGAAGTAATTTCACATAAATTCTCAAATTTCCCCCCTTTCACATAAAACAATTACTTTACATTGTTATACACTAATCCAATTTGTTTGCAAAATCAAAGATTACTAGACCCCAATGGATAGTTAAAAATGAGTATCAAATTTTGCACAAATTAAGAAAGAATTAACTTTTAAAGTACTTACTGGTGCTTGGTGATGCCATGAATTTGTTCTCAAGTCAGAAACCAACAAGAAAATTGCTCAATTAGAAAAAGCGTCTTGGTGGGTAGCCGCAATGAAAATAgtgtaaaataacaaaaatcactATAGTATAATAGGGGGAAAATAAGAAGATATTTTgagattataaaataataaattatgacTAAAACCAAAAGTGTCTATTAGTCGAAAAAGCAAAACTGAGTCAGTCAGACtaatttctgaaaaattaattgACCCAACACacgttaaaaaaaatattaatctcttaaatttctatttcgTGATATTAAAACACTGAAAAAagtaatattattaatgaaaatgcAACGCGTATTGATAACCAGGCCTATAAGACCCGGACTAGCCAAGTTTGGGGGTCAATGGAGTCGGATTACttattttcagaaaattaatgAATTAATATATACGAAAAAACTCTTAAAATCTTGAATTTATATTTCGTGACACTGAAATGCTGAAAAAGAGATGTCGTTAATGAAAAAGCAACAAGTACAAGTTAACAATAAATTTAGTATAATTTCATAATTAGAGTCTAGGAATATTCTTATCTCGTGAAAGTAGTGAGAAGTGTTTTCGATAAATCTTTGATTCAGGTAAAACATTTTAAAGCagaaatataaaaagaatataataatgaagaagtcattattaaaaaaaaacataattatacCAATATTAAAGCAAATGAAATCATAGTATTGTCCACTTGTTACTAGTTGTGCTCAAATGTTATTGTTAATGAAAATAGAGACAAATGTGGGATCACTTTCATATATtgcattaattaattctatGAACTTAGACCAAAACCAGAAATTTCCCCCACTTGGcccaaataaagaaagaaagtgGAGCTTGGACTCTTCCTAGCTAGTGCCAATGATGACGAACTTTTAGCCTAATGGACCTTACCATTAAGATTATCTGTTAAGACTTTTTTCAAACAAACATTcatgttatttgttatttctcCTGTATTAAAAGGTTAGCAAatcagaaataataaaaataaaaataaaaaaataatatttgagtgcattaaatttactgtgtgtccttaagaaatttaatttccTTACTATATCCGaggttataaattattttctcccaAAATAAAACGGAtgaactattaaagaagtagcggtacctcaaacttcaataattttagcgaactcaaaagccagcaacaaaatcacgcaaagactcaactttgtttgaaagaaaatatatatttagaagaaggagaaattttgatgtttaaaaatgagagaatAATCcactatttatagacaacaaaggatAGTGTGAACAAGtgcttattgtggcttatcgaaACAGACACAACCTTTTtcaaaagtcacaatctttcaGAAAAGTCGTAACTCTTTTAAAAAAACCAAAACtttttggaaaagtcacaatctttcgaaaagtcacaacctttcatttcTCATTCACGCATTTAAAACCCAACATTATTTTGGAAAAGCAATGCAAAATATCTTGTACTAATTTTGGAgctaatttaattatatatatttttttaggtaTCTAGTGTTATTCTTTTGTACCAGTATAAATAGAGTAAAGATGACATACTAAAAGTTTAGATAACTAGAATAATGATATTACTAGTGTATTTAAAAGAGATTATTGATAGAGAGCGTACCAAACCATTAACAAAAGTGATACGGAGACATGGCCAAGAAAGGATTGATATAGCGTACCTAACCATCAACAACATTTGACTGAGACCATGTAATTATCTCGCGATTTGAATTTAAAGCAACCTTACAATGTATAAACAACAATAGCTAAACTAAACGTACCAACTCGGGAATACAATGACTCTATCCTTCCGAAAAAGTCCTCATCTTCTGGAGACATAATctcacaaataaaatttgaaaagaatagTATAGGTGCAACACCTTACATCTAACTTTAAAGTTAGAGAGGGTTGTTTCCAATAGACCTTGACTTAGGACATTGAGACATGGCCAAGAAAGGATTGATAGAGCATACCTAACCATCAACAACACTTGACTGAGACCTTGTAATTGTTTTGCGATTTGAATTCAAAAccaccataaaatatctaaacaacaATATACCAATATAATTCCATaagtgatattttaaaaaaaataacgtaTATGCAAGACCTTAcaccaaattttaaaattagagaGATTATTTTCAATAGATCTAGCTCAGGAAAAAACATATCACATATCGGTTTCTTCTTTGTTCTGCCCAAAAGGCTGAAACTAGAGAGGAAAGGTATAAGAAGAAAAAGCAGAAATTAAGAACAGCCTTCTAGAAATGAGACTCAAAAGACATGCTCTTCTTTGAACTTTTTGTCAACtgatttttacatatatattttttttcactttagaCAAGTTTTGCTGTTTACAAGTTAAAAAACTGATGAAAGGATATACTAAAACTATGAACAAGGCTAGATACAAAAGTGCCACCTACCTTGCTCTATACAAAAGATTACAAGTACTAAAGACTCTGGAAACTTTCTCAATTGCTGCTTTTCAAAGATTAAAAGCTGCAAATTAAGAACTGACATACGCTCAAACTACAAAGCAAGAACTTATTTGCTTAAGCTAAACTACATTTAGCGGGGCTGCTGGATGCGGCGAAGACTGTTCTTTGGGCTAACAATCTTTGCTGGTTTCTCATAGAACTTTGGAGGCTCGATAGGAGATTTTGGCTTTGGCATGCTCATTGTCCTTACGAGTGCCTCAGAACCCTTGGGCACGCCTGTTGTCGAGAGAGAAAACGTGATTTAGTAGGTATCATTGTACAGGAATGCCAGTAAGAACCAACGACACAAGTATCATGGACTATGGAAATGGAGATAATGGAGATTGTAGAGTATACCAAATTGAAGCGTATCATTGACACCAGCGAGTGATGACTTGATTCCTTGTTGCCCACTTTCAGATGATTGGAGAAATTCTTCAAACTGAGCTTCCATGTTCAAAATATCCTCATCGACATCAAGATCAATATTTTCTGGAAGCAAGTCAGCAACATCATTTCCAGCAAATACAAAATCATCATCGCCGTATTCCTCTCCTTGATGCTGGCTCGTCCAATAGTCACGGAACCATGTTGCAGTTGTTACCAAATTCCACCATTCAGGTGAAAAGTCCTCCACCTGTCGCACATAAGATGGGATGAAGAGAGGTGCATTCGGATTCAGTGTTGACGACCTTCCTCCAGAAACTAACGCCATTCTCCTTTCTCCAAATTACTATCTGAAGATGTTCGAGAAAAGAATGAATGCAACATATTAGTGCATAAAAAAGCAAATAGCCAAATATGATCACATAGTCTAGGAAGCTGCAACTCAAACATTCAATTATAACCCAATTACTAATAACTAGAACATCAAAAACTAGAAACTTTAGTAAAACTACTTAAACAAACCCCCCTTGAGGAATGATTCTATGATGATAACCAAAACCATGGGACCAATTACAAACAAATGTTCTCTAATTAATAAATAACATCTATCAAAAGCGAATAAttaaaacttactaaaactACTATTGTTTCTCCATCATTCTTTCAGATTTAACCATCAAGCTCTAACAGAACTACTCAAACAAATTCACATAATCATACAAAAGATCTTTTAGAATTTCGATATCATTTCCTATTATTCCTTCACTTCCCTAATGCATCTACTTGACGAATACATCAAGTATTAACACTTTCACCAAAAAAAGTAGATCTCTTTTTTAACCAAATTTTCAGTGTAAATACATCGAAACTACAATCTATAGTTGCAGTTCCTACTTTAAAGCCATCTTCCAATCAAATTTTCCAAGTCAAAACATTTTTCAGTTGATTGATTGACCTTGACTTGGGAAGTAAGAATATTGGATCAAATCATTTTTCAGTACTTCCAAGTCAAATTTCATACTCATCAAAGTATACTTCACGATCCCtaggaaaaaaaattcatcgCAAACAAATATCAATCGTTTTAAGCAAAAATTACATTAAAAatccaaatttcaaaaataattccACAGATCTGATTACCAAAAGACAAATTTCAAATCAAATACAGTTCAGCTAAAAGATGTTCATCTATCAATAGAAACaaccaaaaagaaataaaaagaacagTAAAAATCAATCATTTTCCGGGAGAACTTCTCACTTCCAAGTCAAACTTCATACTCATCAAATTATACTTCACGATCGCTAGATAAAATGTTCATCGCAACCAAATATCAATcattttttgcaaaaattacatcaaaataatCCAAATTTCAAACAAATTCCACAGATCGGAAAAGCAAAAgataaaatctcaaatcaaaagGCATAAATTCAATATTAAAATTTCAATTCCGTCTTCTAACTGATCAAATAAACTTCAGCTAAAAGATGTTCATCTATCAATAGAAACAACCAAAAATCAATCATTTTCCAGTAGAACTTCTCACTTCGAAGTCAAACTTCATACTCATCAAAATATACTTCACGATCTCTAGAAAAAACGTTCATCACAACCAAATATCAATCATTTTAAGCAAAAAATGCATcaaaaaattccaaatttcAAACACGATTCCACAGATCGGTGAACGGAAAGAcaaaatctcaaatcaaaaaTTAGAAATTCAATACAAAGAGCGATATTGACAGTACCTTAAGGAAgataaaaatatctttcaaCTACAGAAGCAGCTCGTACACGTATGAAGTCTTATCTTCAATCGGAAAAAGGTCTACTATTTATAGGCAAGAATGCGAAGCCTAGAAGGTTCGTAACCGAAGCTTAGGTTCGGGGATGACCAAGGCAACCTAATGATTGACTTACAAGAATTATATTATATTCCTATTATAACTattctaaataattttttttagatttttgttATGCACTGTTCGAATTTTACATTCtcagtatatataatttatatataatttttaatagtatgatcataattatgatttaacttgtttgattatttttgttaATATACCCATCGAGATGAAAGTGTCgagattattttcatgaatctaCATTAtgattgaaatattatttttttactatgatttatattttttatttattatagtacTTTCCACGTAattgtgaaataaatattgcAGTAGTACCTTCGTGGATAATGACTTTATCCATATTGTTAGTGCATATGTAGTGGGTATCCATGTTGTTGAATTTATCAAATATTCAATTGGGACAAATGACTTTGTTTTTTGGTTATTTGTAAGAGATATTTAATAGGtcaagagtttttttttttagattgagTCGAAATATTTTCGAAATAGGATTGTGTTTGACTACTTAAAAGGTGAAAATAACAGGCAATTATTTATCATGTAAAAATAGCTATAAACATTAAGTCACATCACACATCTAAACTATAGAAAGTTTTGGAGGAAAAAAATTGCTAGCATTTTTTTTCGTTAATATTCAATATTCGAAATTTACTTATTAGATTAATTCAGATCAACGCTTTTTTATACTCTTTACTCTTTAGAGGTGAGAAACCccaattttcttctcctttcttaCTTTCTCGAGTAATGGAGAATGGTTGAGAGGGAAGCAGGTTCCACCTCTAGCTAAGGAGGAAGTTTCAATCGATAGGCAATAATATTGACAAGCCCAATAAGACGTGGAAGTGAAAATCCAACATACTTTCGATCACATGAACAGAGGATCAATCGACTGAAGTTGTTATTACAAACATCGAATATATGAAAAAAGAGATAACGTAAAGTcttatattttaagaattcaaATATAAGATCTTTATTAAAAGATAAAGCAGCATCGTCTCACCTCACTGATGGTGGtatattctttttatatattcaattcAAAGCATTATTGATAGGGATGTATCCTAAGATTAAAAATTACATTGATTTGATATTAAGAGATGAAGAGAAACAAGATAGCTGACATTTTTTGTCCATgagaaaatagtaaaataaatagACTTGTGTGACATTCTTTAAGCCAAATGAACTACTTAATCCTTTGTTAGTGACTACTGATAAAGCATATTATTACGCAAAGTACAGTGTCTAAATAATGATGTattaaagaaggaaaaaagaaacTCCACTACAAAAATCTATTACTTAatccataatataattaaaggttGTCGTTTTATATCGAAATAAACTACTTTACATAAATCGGGATGGGAGGAGCATAAAATATAGAGACAAATTTCGTACTAAAATTTTATGAGTTCTGAATTATAATACGATTTTAACTAATTATAATAACtatatgtacatatttaataaaaaaaaatatatacaaattgaGTAAAGATTATCAAGTTCGATCAAACTCGTATTTAGATATTTCGTCTCATTTAtccaaattttaatataaaatatcttATAAAATTAATCGAGGCGCATATCTGGGGGTGGAGTGGTATTGGAGACAAAGTAGCGGGTAAAGTGTTAAAGTCATGTACACGTGTTGATATTCAAGTCGAGAAAGAGAAAATTATTGGGCCAGACAACGCATGTTATGGGCTTGTAATTGTGGGCCAAGTGTATACAATCCAACGGACTATACAAAAAGGCCCTTTTAATCTAATGGCTCAAAATGGATTGAGTAGTTATGTTGACGtgtttcaaattaaaaaaatctcgTAAATACCGCTATTAAcacttatttaattattttgacaaaaaataagtagtatatatatattcgcaTGTATATTAGTATTTCATCTTAATTAAAAACCGCACAAATAGAGTATTTgaatatgtatgtatgtgtggccaattgtatatatgtgtatatgctATAAAATTACATAATGTTGCTATGTTacgtaattttttcaaaatatcacTGGAAAAAGTAATATGTGAGCCGAGATCAttaggagcccgtttggattgacttataagttatttataagttgttttcagctttttgagtgtttgactgaccaacttaaagtcattttgtgtttAAGATAAACtctaataaataattgagtttgtttagattgatttattttaagcaacttataagttaaaattagcttataagtaaaaaaaataaatagattgcacatacttatttttttaatttataagtaatttttaacttataagttacttaaaataaattcattcaaacAGACACTAATTCGATTTTCTTTCTTCAAAAAATAGTGTAATGTGGGACCATTTAACAAGTGGATCCTTATGATTAACATTTGATCACGTGGCTAAGTTTGGTAGGTAAACGGTCCAATCCATTCATTGAATTTACTTTATAGGCATggatgattaattaattaattaattaattaaatattaatattatgcTACTTTCTCTAggcattaattataaatttattactAGACCTAAcaagataaaattttgttcacctataataaaaaaacacaataaataTACTAAGGTTATGCCAAATTGGCCACTTATGCTATTGTTTTCATTTCATCTCCTCTTTAAATGTTTTCATTTGATTttacaagaaaacaaaaataaatatgtatttattacttattcttgatgctacatgtttactttattttattgttatttttagcTCCTTTCTCATAGACTTTGCATGATTTTCTTGTTACTTGCTATATTCCCTTCACcgtcttcttctttttttgtacCTGGATATGTTGCACTTGAGAGTCTttcgaaaataatttttctatcttCATGAGCTAGTGGTATAGTCTTTGTACATTCTATCCCCTCCAAACTCACTTGTGAgtgtaatcatttacaatttattaaatataaatttgtagaatggttcaatttatattaaattcaagatatattagtccaaataaatattttggattaataaaattgggtcaattatttaagcccaataaatgtggatttaattaaaaacctaaatccattgatttgggctataaagatgactccactttgttaagcccaatatcatctcatcctagaggcccattttcatgccacatgtcaaagttaggtggcaatccaagtcaaattaaataagccactaaaatcatgccacatgtcaaagttaggtggcaatccaagtcaaattaaataagccactaaaatcatgtcacatgtcaaagttaggtggcaatccaagtcaaattagataagccactaaaatcatgccacatgtcaaagttatgtggcaatctaagtcaaactaATGATGCCACTAGAACAATGCCACGTGTCTATTAGACATGTtgtgaccaatcaaattaaaactcttcaacaaagaaatttgattggtcagttcaaatcaaccaatcaaatcacaccctcataccactccctacaactataaataggggtcctcattattctgaaaggtttttttttgaagaacaagaagcaagaagagagctcgtgaaTCAAaggccgcaaattctctacaaagctacaaagttcaagcaatcaaattcaagctcaagttcaagatcaagaacgaagacaaATATCAAAAGGTTCGAGATCAaattacttgttcatatttattgttcgtcataaccatacaagtgttcgtgacgaataattcaaatccaaatttgaagacgaagattcaagatcaagctattcaagcccttgactctaaatcaaattcaaattcaagttcaatgtgtttcatattatttgaagaatcagaggattattatagagattgtaaccgcattacattttgaaatcaaatattacactttgttactccaattttccggtcttgattatttatttttctcggctcgaaaaatttgttgtttacagtGAGATTTCACTGGATATCTTGTTGTTATCGTCTTAATGTTACATGTAGTTTGTTATAAAAATGGTGATGTCCGAACTAAATTAGTTTAATCGCACCTTAACTATTCTGTTGTATACTTACTTGACACCAACATCAATATaagtaactttgttaccaaggCTTACTCCCTTTGTACTAATTTGTATTGTTAATTTTGTTATTCTAACAGTCTTGTAGATTAGAGTTGTGCAATAAATTTACATCTAATACATATGTTGTTTTCAAATAGCAacaaaaattgaaggagaagAAACTACAATAGTAATATTACGAggaaaaaaatccaaaattggAAATGGGGAAAAGATAAGAAGTCAAATCCAGATGTGTTAACTTCGTGCTTTGTGCCTCTGTCCATCGAGACTTAGACAGATGAAAACAAATCGCTAACTTTGTGCAAGTCGACTAAAGATAGAACCTTGTTAACActttttcattgaaataacaaatatagAGATGAACTTTTGCAAGTACTCTAAGAAGGAAAAGAACATTACACCATTCATAAATATTCAGTCCTATAACAAAACAAAATTGCTGCATCATGGATAGAAGATGGCCAAAAAACACAAATCCTTCTAACTATACACAAATAGCTTACTCTTCCAGACTACCTTTCGCCCTCACGTGTACAAAATTTTATGAAACAATTTCCTGACACTGAGAATAATGAAAGGAATACGCGTATGGAATGGCAGTGTGAAACATAGCAAGCTAAAGAATTCTGTCTTCTGTTGTCCTCACTTTTTTGACAACTATTGGTGCAATTGGCAGTAGCAATCTTGCCTGCAATCGAGGACTGCTTCATGGCAAAGGCACCAGTATTCTTTGTATGGAATAGACACCCATGGCAGCGTAGGAGGAAGACCAATCTTTGGAGCAGATGGAGTTCTATATAATGGGCAAGTAAACAGAAGTGAGAAAGCCAGCAAGATTAAGAGTGTATTTGGTATCACGGAAGTCATTTTCCAAAGAGAACACTTCCTAAGAAATGCTTTCCGGcgtttaataataataagtatTAGTTGAAGCAAGTGAGATGAAGTAGGAAAACTGACTTCTACCCGTAAGTGAGAAGTCATCTTCCTTCTGACGGGACCTGGAAGAACATTTTCTCATAACTGAACACTAGAAAATGACTTCCTCGCGGAAaacatttttctaaaaaaagacTTCCGTCAAACCAAACACATCCCAAGAATTTGTTAAAAGGTGTAAGAGAAGATCTATTGAAGACAAGTTGAAACACCTTTTCCCTGTCAGAACTCCATAAGCTGACAATGCAatagaagatctagatacatCTGAAAAAACATTTCTATAGTGTGGCCAAACTACTTGTCCTGCATCATATTTTCAGAGTTAGCAAACACAATAAACacacttgaaaaaataataaacaagaaGCAAACATGTTGTAGAACCATGAGCAAGGAAGATAAAAGTATGATATGCTGGGAACAGATAGAAGCTAGTTCTAGTTTCCAGCTTGTCTCACTGACATGGTAAAATGGTGCAACAGTTATGTGAAAACTTGTCATGTATATTATTCTGTCGGTTTTGTCACGGGTGTCATTAAAGTGGTAATAGAAAAGTTTCATTATTTGGAAAGGGGAGATGTGTCACTATGGGAGCAACAATAAACATCCTGTCAAATTTAAAGTGAAGAGCTCTTGCTCAATCAATTGTTGAAGAAAATGTTTGCTCCCGGAATTGTATGTACCAACTACATGAACGAGATACTATCACAAAAAGGTGTGGATGTTGTGGAATTATCTTTGAAAAGTTGGATTTGCAGTAAAAAGGATCAAATCACGTAAAGGATAGCTCCTATCCAATAAAACAAACTCTAGAAGCAATAAATATGttatccttcaactccttaatcTCAAAATCTTAAGAATTAAATAGTAATGCTCAGGTACTTACTTAAGCTCAAAAAATTGCTGTGAAGAAATGAAACCAGAACTGCTGATTTACAGCGGTGAGGATTCTCAGATCCTGATGCAGTCTTATCAGCAGATTCAACCTCTGCTGAATTAGTGGCATTTCCCTGACACAAAACAATCTCAAACCATAATCCACTAGGAAATCGTTTCCTCCTCATGACCCAAAAGAAAATCTCAATATAAGGTGTGGCATGAATTATAGATATGCCAAACTGAATGGCTATGCAAACAAAGCTAATGGTTGTCTTCATAATggtgaagaaaatatagaacAATGAAGTGGTCGGGAGCAGAAGTAAAAGTGGAGTAAATAGGAGAGACCCAACAACATGTTGTTCCACACTGAATGCATAGCTATCTAGTCTCTGACGAAGAGGATTCCACTTCCTACCCCTGCAATTTAAGGAGGCAAACTGTTAGTGGTTTTAAGCAACCACCACAACAGAAGCATATTGGTAACTAAACAAAGACAAAAGGGATCTATAAAAAGCAGAGACCTAACAACATGCTTGATGCTGGTTTGGCAAGAAAATGATATAGTGACTTTGTGAAAATAGTTCAGTTAGGCAGTCCTTTCCAGTTAAAAAACAAGCAATGTTATAGTAGATGTCCATGAAGAAGTTGTTTGGTGAACACAATTTGGCAAAAGCAACCATggggagaaaaattgaagacaCAAGTAAATATAATAGAAAGCATAGACTAAATAGGCACTCAAAAAAGAACATTTGGTTCATAgaagttaaagaatgattattacCAGAACATAGACAGGGAGGTTAGGTTTTTTTGGTTAGTCATCTTTCTTTTCAGCTGCTAAACGCCCCACAGGATCAGATGAATAACCAAATTAAATGTGAAGCTATTGCACTCCCCTTTTGATAACCACACCCCTCTTCTATATTGATAGACAATATTAACCTTGCGAAAATTCACTTCCCTCTCTTACCTCATTTTCCTCCTCAAGGAATGACCCTAACACATAGATCACACCTTATTTTCCCCATCTTGATCTTCCCCATCACCCTTTTTTCTGTTCCTTATTTTCCTGCAGTTCCTGCTTTAGCAAATGGTGGAGTTTTCCGATCTGTTGTTCAGCAGAAAATAGTCCCTACTCCATGGTTAAAGATCCTTTCTTTTTAAGTTTAAAAAGAGGAGAACTGGTTTAACTTACACTTCACTAAAATATGATGAAAGAACTCTTTTAGCTTTTAGAGTGTTTGGATTGAAAGGTCATAGGAAACACTTGGTGTTGAGTGATGAAGCTTAAATGTTTACCTCCTATTTCCAATGTTATTAAGTAGCCTACAAGAATGAATCAATTTCTGTTGTatgtcaaaaagaaaaaaggactATATTTTTGGTTGCTATGTCTAAACCACTTAGTGACCTCAACAGGCTAAAAGTTGACTAACCCTAGataattgatcaaataacaGTCCACAAGATACTTTAGAGTGCAGATAGCATTATAGGGAAAATACCTGAAAAGTCGCCATAAAGCATCTACTGCCTGTATTTGCCACGAATAAAACAGTGTAAGCAACCACTGAAGAGTAGAAACATGTGTAGTTGCTAGTGAAATTGTGTCGATGATCAGCGCAGCTGCTGCTGTCAGACCAAACAATGAACCAAATACAGCTACTACTTTTATGAGATGAATCAAGAAGAAACCCAATAACCACCAAAGGGTAGACCAAATTTGAATAGCAATCAGGGAAATCGTCCCAAGAACTCCGGCTAGTTCAGTGTTCAACTTGAATCCCGCTGGGTTTCCCATAAGCCACACACAACCAGTACGCAGAAGATAGTTAGTGGCATTTTCAGAAAAACTTGAAACCCACACACAAACTGCTCTAGCTTGAGACCACAATATGATGCCAAGAAAGTTCCCCAGAAGTAGATCAACTACAAGGCTTGCCCACATGGAATGTTTGTGAAATGCCGCTTTCTCAGCATACTCCACACAGGATTGAGACCTAAAATACAAGTCCTCTTAGTGCAGAAATTATAATAAGAAAGCTTAACAGAAAACATAGTATACACACATAGCAATCGATTGCACCAGGTTCATTATATGAATCCCCTGCATTCATTTTGCTCTATCCAGAATACACAGAACACACATAGCAGGATGAGTTCAGAGAATAAACTTATCGGAGAAAGTTTACCTGAGACCATAATCTTTGAGAATAACCGGCCAATAGAGGAGCTGGCAGCATcgaatttccatatttttgcatgtattggAGAATACCTTCTCCAATGCAGCATAGATATACGAGTGGGACACATGGATCAAGCAGGCATGGAAGAACTGAAGGATGACGTAGAAGATAGTTGAGAATGATGCAAGCAATACAGCAAGCAGTTGCCATGTCAAAATAGAAAACCTAGCAAGACATTGGATAGCAATTAGAAATAGCAGAGAAACAAATGGAGCAGCAGAAAATCGAAGCATGTCAAAGTTTAAAAGATATACATGCAAAAGAAATGGAAGGGAGCCCTGGATCTTTTGGCGGAATT
This sequence is a window from Solanum dulcamara chromosome 10, daSolDulc1.2, whole genome shotgun sequence. Protein-coding genes within it:
- the LOC129870921 gene encoding uncharacterized protein LOC129870921 isoform X2, which encodes MRRTNRKCRLWWPTHLSCLNQLSNLHSYAFLFGWFISSSDASFDIVVAFACDEFALLSMTTHMNLERVLQGINRKTPMLLQDKSKLSLLGYYAADFRSNGQLLLVRGKGKKHINSTSKRTCVCAEQHAPEGKRGRWRCGCHKLDAILEQCRAFSLKDNIWAQIVCDNSQAVSRKVELIPKVHHIHRNGEAIFQLDVHVVFYGIPVFGGHHYSLGFKSSSEQVTNHCKKPEWVKDLNRKQPYLDLDAVILSINTANAAKVFTEANNSAKRSRAPFHFFCMFSILTWQLLAVLLASFSTIFYVILQFFHACLIHVSHSYIYAALEKVFSNTCKNMEIRCCQLLYWPVILKDYGLRSQSCVEYAEKAAFHKHSMWASLVVDLLLGNFLGIILWSQARAVCVWVSSFSENATNYLLRTGCVWLMGNPAGFKLNTELAGVLGTISLIAIQIWSTLWWLLGFFLIHLIKVVAVFGSLFGLTAAAALIIDTISLATTHVSTLQWLLTLFYSWQIQAVDALWRLFRGRKWNPLRQRLDSYAFSVEQHVVGSLLFTPLLLLLPTTSLFYIFFTIMKTTISFVCIAIQFGISIIHATPYIEIFFWVMRRKRFPSGLWFEIVLCQGNATNSAEVESADKTASGSENPHRCKSAVLVSFLHSNFLSLRQVVWPHYRNVFSDVSRSSIALSAYGVLTGKRTPSAPKIGLPPTLPWVSIPYKEYWCLCHEAVLDCRQDCYCQLHQ
- the LOC129870921 gene encoding uncharacterized protein LOC129870921 isoform X1; translation: MRRTNRKCRLWWPTHLSCLNQLSNLHSYAFLFGWFISSSDASFDIVVAFACDEFALLSMTTHMNLERVLQGINRKTPMLLQDKSKLSLLGYYAADFRSNGQLLLVRGKGKKHINSTSKRTCVCAEQHAPEGKRGRWRCGCHKLDAILEQCRAFSLKDNIWAQIVCDNSQAVSRKVELIPKVHHIHRNGEAIFQLDVHVLFYGIPVFGGHHYSLGFKSSSEQVTNHCKKPEWVKDLNRKQPYLDLDAVILSINTANAAKVFTEANNSAKRSRAPFHFFCMFSILTWQLLAVLLASFSTIFYVILQFFHACLIHVSHSYIYAALEKVFSNTCKNMEIRCCQLLYWPVILKDYGLRSQSCVEYAEKAAFHKHSMWASLVVDLLLGNFLGIILWSQARAVCVWVSSFSENATNYLLRTGCVWLMGNPAGFKLNTELAGVLGTISLIAIQIWSTLWWLLGFFLIHLIKVVAVFGSLFGLTAAAALIIDTISLATTHVSTLQWLLTLFYSWQIQAVDALWRLFRGRKWNPLRQRLDSYAFSVEQHVVGSLLFTPLLLLLPTTSLFYIFFTIMKTTISFVCIAIQFGISIIHATPYIEIFFWVMRRKRFPSGLWFEIVLCQGNATNSAEVESADKTASGSENPHRCKSAVLVSFLHSNFLSLRQVVWPHYRNVFSDVSRSSIALSAYGVLTGKRTPSAPKIGLPPTLPWVSIPYKEYWCLCHEAVLDCRQDCYCQLHQ
- the LOC129871043 gene encoding protein EARLY RESPONSIVE TO DEHYDRATION 15, with the translated sequence MALVSGGRSSTLNPNAPLFIPSYVRQVEDFSPEWWNLVTTATWFRDYWTSQHQGEEYGDDDFVFAGNDVADLLPENIDLDVDEDILNMEAQFEEFLQSSESGQQGIKSSLAGVNDTLQFGVPKGSEALVRTMSMPKPKSPIEPPKFYEKPAKIVSPKNSLRRIQQPR